A window of the Cetobacterium somerae ATCC BAA-474 genome harbors these coding sequences:
- a CDS encoding Xaa-Pro dipeptidyl-peptidase: MNSEIFKCLDENRLKTLEDKKKYILELLEYEDEAILKAKGINLNETSNEILFTTVFKSIGKNGRVVFETLCENGFFDKINESKKIPEILVFDGKLQPIFSYSEFLLEKIYVETSLDTDGDGKRDLIEVFIRRPKETLKGMKVPAIYVANPYMMSCNEEVYNNMHSVDKNLKKFCEKKIRYEDIKVKECKSKYYCESERVSKGEAKTSLAQDENLDCITEWYKYFNSRGIASVFSAGLGTKGSEGINCTGSKEEKEWTIAVIEWLNGKRKAYTNLIDNIEVKAEWCSGKVAMCGKSYLGTLSIAAATTGVEGLKTIIPEAAISNWYNYYRVNGVIGAPLEWQGDDADLLTNYCRSREYSDDNIELKKRYKKSISQMIEGEARENGNYNSFWDERNYLKDIKNIKASVFIVHGLNDWNVKTTHCKLLWDKLKKYNIPSKIILHQGDHIYIQNLKGFDFNDIMNRWLSYWLYDIQNDVMKTVPDVMVQSNLDSLVWEKSQNWPSKEYKDKVFAVDGERLVDNLKIKSLEKNDKRIGKFTDDIDTSGFIREIKNYGEWRDRLVLGEREKHRVIYKSEVLEEDRTISGCVKIEFSASSNKDRGILSAMLVEIGERRRLSVKQVITGEGKISLGRNAGTMDEVDFVLEESPSKYRVITRGHINIQNRKSSYYKSRVVPKSFHRYSFEMVPTQYTLKKGSRLGLVIYGSDVEITQRPFHKTVYFLDEGSVKLHLKIK, from the coding sequence ATGAATAGTGAAATTTTTAAATGTTTAGATGAAAATAGATTAAAAACACTTGAGGATAAAAAGAAGTATATATTAGAACTTTTAGAGTATGAGGATGAAGCTATTTTAAAAGCTAAAGGGATTAATCTGAATGAAACATCGAATGAGATTCTTTTTACAACTGTATTTAAAAGTATAGGAAAAAATGGAAGAGTTGTATTTGAAACTTTATGTGAAAATGGGTTCTTTGATAAAATTAATGAAAGTAAGAAGATACCAGAGATTTTAGTATTTGATGGAAAACTACAACCTATTTTTAGTTATAGTGAGTTTTTATTAGAAAAAATTTATGTGGAAACATCTTTAGATACAGATGGAGATGGAAAAAGAGATCTAATTGAAGTTTTTATAAGAAGACCTAAAGAGACTTTAAAAGGAATGAAAGTTCCAGCAATATACGTAGCAAATCCATATATGATGAGTTGTAACGAAGAGGTTTATAATAATATGCACAGTGTGGATAAAAATTTAAAAAAGTTTTGTGAAAAGAAAATACGGTATGAAGATATAAAAGTTAAAGAGTGTAAAAGTAAGTACTATTGTGAAAGTGAAAGAGTTAGTAAGGGAGAGGCAAAAACTTCATTGGCTCAAGATGAAAATTTAGATTGTATAACTGAGTGGTATAAGTATTTTAATAGTCGTGGAATAGCAAGTGTTTTCTCAGCTGGCCTTGGAACAAAGGGATCAGAGGGAATAAATTGTACAGGTTCAAAAGAGGAGAAGGAGTGGACTATTGCAGTTATAGAGTGGTTAAATGGTAAAAGAAAGGCTTATACTAATTTAATAGATAATATTGAGGTAAAGGCTGAGTGGTGTTCTGGGAAAGTAGCTATGTGTGGTAAATCATATTTAGGAACTTTAAGTATAGCAGCAGCTACAACAGGAGTTGAAGGATTAAAAACAATTATACCAGAAGCAGCTATATCTAATTGGTATAACTATTATAGAGTTAATGGAGTTATTGGAGCTCCACTGGAGTGGCAAGGGGACGATGCTGATCTTTTAACAAATTATTGTAGAAGTAGAGAATATAGTGATGATAATATTGAGTTGAAAAAAAGATATAAGAAGTCGATCTCTCAAATGATAGAGGGTGAGGCTAGAGAAAATGGAAATTACAATAGTTTTTGGGATGAAAGAAACTATTTGAAGGATATCAAAAATATAAAAGCATCGGTTTTTATAGTTCATGGGTTAAATGATTGGAATGTAAAAACTACTCACTGTAAACTATTGTGGGATAAACTAAAAAAATACAATATTCCATCTAAAATTATTTTACATCAAGGAGATCATATCTATATACAGAATTTAAAAGGTTTTGATTTTAATGATATTATGAATAGATGGTTAAGTTATTGGTTATATGATATACAAAATGATGTTATGAAAACAGTTCCAGATGTGATGGTTCAAAGTAATTTAGATAGTTTAGTATGGGAAAAATCACAAAATTGGCCATCAAAAGAGTATAAAGATAAAGTGTTTGCTGTAGATGGAGAAAGATTAGTAGATAACTTAAAGATAAAGAGTTTAGAGAAAAATGATAAAAGGATAGGGAAGTTTACAGATGATATAGATACTAGTGGGTTTATTAGGGAAATAAAGAATTATGGAGAGTGGAGAGATAGATTAGTTTTAGGAGAGAGAGAAAAGCATAGAGTTATTTATAAAAGTGAGGTTTTAGAAGAGGATAGAACGATTTCTGGGTGTGTGAAGATAGAGTTTAGTGCTAGTTCTAATAAAGATAGAGGGATATTGAGTGCTATGTTAGTGGAGATAGGAGAGAGAAGGCGACTTAGCGTGAAGCAAGTTATTACTGGAGAGGGAAAGATTAGTTTAGGGAGAAACGCAGGGACTATGGATGAGGTAGACTTTGTGCTTGAAGAGAGTCCATCTAAGTATAGAGTGATTACAAGGGGGCATATAAATATACAGAATAGGAAAAGTAGTTACTATAAAAGTAGAGTTGTTCCTAAGAGTTTTCATAGATATAGTTTTGAGATGGTGCCCACTCAATATACGTTAAAGAAAGGGAGTAGGTTAGGTCTTGTAATTTATGGAAGCGATGTGGAGATTACACAAAGACCATTTCATAAGACAGTTTACTTTTTGGATGAGGGTAGTGTGAAGTTACATTTGAAGATAAAGTAG